In Oreochromis niloticus isolate F11D_XX linkage group LG5, O_niloticus_UMD_NMBU, whole genome shotgun sequence, a single window of DNA contains:
- the barx1 gene encoding homeobox protein BarH-like 1 gives MQHPLDMGAHYYPPDVHADHRTHRYRSFMIEEILTDHPEHKASAPAGELLKFGVQALLSARPFHNQLVLKADQTSLLKFPMSPLSCSLGSPLLSAAPGLQVGAASHHLPLDLHLRGKLEHGADAGSKTKKGRRSRTVFTELQLMGLEKRFEKQKYLSTPDRIDLAESLGLSQLQVKTWYQNRRMKWKKIVLQGGGLESPTKPKGRPKKNSIPSSEQLSEQERSTAEADRPDGSSSHLENAQEE, from the exons ATGCAGCATCCTTTGGACATGGGGGCGCATTACTATCCTCCGGATGTTCATGCAGACCACAGAACTCATCGCTACAGGAGTTTCATGATAGAGGAGATCCTCACAGATCACCCGGAGCACAAAGCTTCGGCTCCGGCCGGGGAGCTGCTCAAATTCGGAGTACAAGCTCTACTCTCCGCGCGGCCTTTCCACAACCAACTGG TGCTTAAAGCCGACCAGACGAGCCTCCTAAAGTTCCCCATGTCCCCGCTGTCCTGCTCGCTGGGCTCCCCGCTCCTGTCCGCGGCCCCGGGCCTGCAGGTAGGCGCGGCGTCCCACCACCTGCCACTGGACCTCCACCTCCGCGGGAAGCTGGAGCACGGAGCCGACGCCGGCAGCAAGACCAAGAAGGGCCGCCGCAGCCGCACCGTGTTCACCGAGCTGCAGCTGATGGGCCTGGAGAAACGATTCGAGAAGCAGAAGTACCTTTCTACACCCGACAG AATAGATCTCGCAGAGTCTCTCGGTCTGAGTCAGCTCCAAGTGAAAACATGGTACCAGAACAGGAGGATGAAATGGAAGAAAATT GTGCTGCAGGGCGGCGGCCTGGAGTCCCCGACCAAGCCCAAAGGTCGCCCTAAGAAGAACTCCATCCCCAGCAGCGAGCAGCTCTCTGAGCAGGAGCGATCCACCGCAGAGGCTGACCGGCCAGATGGCTCCAGCTCCCACTTAGAGAACGCTCAGGAGGAATGA